A window of the Nibribacter ruber genome harbors these coding sequences:
- a CDS encoding IPExxxVDY family protein yields the protein MKSFRLDVDYDYDFDLYGVVSSSKEHTLAWALNKSFRLRLIKQADLCIDFLNKGRLVISNYLHSAEHGSLRLLRNRSVGLSTLPSPFLVPDIKEYDYVIQVSGSLDTFQQGLLQQLHAVPLVQYVRSFDPASLRYRENLLF from the coding sequence ATGAAGTCCTTCCGGTTAGATGTGGATTACGATTACGACTTTGACCTGTACGGGGTTGTTTCTTCTAGCAAGGAGCATACGCTGGCCTGGGCATTGAACAAGTCGTTTCGGTTGCGCCTGATCAAGCAGGCAGACCTGTGCATTGATTTTTTAAACAAGGGCCGGTTGGTTATTTCTAATTACCTGCACAGTGCAGAACACGGTTCCCTGCGCCTGTTGCGCAACCGCTCCGTGGGCCTTAGCACGCTGCCTTCGCCCTTTTTAGTACCAGACATCAAAGAATATGATTACGTTATACAAGTGTCTGGCAGCTTAGACACCTTCCAGCAGGGCCTGCTGCAACAATTACATGCGGTGCCCCTGGTGCAATATGTGCGGTCGTTTGACCCCGCCAGTTTACGTTACAGAGAAAACCTTTTATTTTAG
- a CDS encoding acyl carrier protein, translating to MSEIAEKVKAIIVDKLGVEESEVTPEASFTNDLGADSLDTVELIMEFEKEFNVSIPDDQAENIGTVGQAISYLEEHAK from the coding sequence ATGTCAGAAATCGCAGAAAAAGTAAAGGCTATCATTGTTGACAAATTAGGCGTTGAAGAATCTGAGGTAACGCCAGAAGCTAGCTTTACAAACGACCTGGGTGCCGACTCTCTTGATACCGTAGAATTGATCATGGAATTCGAGAAAGAATTCAATGTTTCTATTCCAGACGACCAAGCAGAGAACATTGGAACGGTAGGCCAAGCGATCAGCTACCTGGAAGAGCACGCGAAGTAA
- the fabF gene encoding beta-ketoacyl-ACP synthase II, whose product MELKRVVVTGLGALTPVGNTVSEYWDGLINGVSGAAPITRFDASKFKTRFACEVKGYDPEQYFDRKEARKMDLFTQFAMVVADQAVKDSGIDSEALDKDRIGVIWGSGIGGLRTFQEECVNFANGDGTPRFNPFFIPKMIADISAGSISIKYGFRGPNFVTVSACASASNAIIDSFNYIRLGMIDVVVTGGSEAAVTEAGVGGFNALKALSERNDSPETASRPFDKDRDGFVLGEGAGAIILEEYEHAKARGAKIYAEIIGGGMSADAYHITAPHPEGLGARNVMKNALKDAGIKPEEVDYINVHGTSTPLGDVSEAMAIEYVFGEHAYNLNISSTKSMTGHLLGAAGAIEAIACILAIQNGAVPPTINHSTDDEQFNTKLNFTFNKAQEREVNIALSNTFGFGGHNTSVIFRKFVD is encoded by the coding sequence ATGGAGCTTAAGAGAGTTGTAGTTACAGGCCTTGGTGCGCTTACTCCAGTGGGAAATACCGTTTCTGAGTATTGGGACGGCCTTATTAACGGGGTGAGTGGCGCAGCGCCTATCACGCGCTTTGACGCCTCTAAGTTTAAGACTCGGTTTGCGTGCGAAGTAAAGGGATATGATCCTGAGCAATATTTTGACCGTAAAGAGGCCCGCAAAATGGACCTCTTTACGCAATTTGCTATGGTTGTGGCCGATCAGGCCGTGAAGGACTCAGGCATTGATTCTGAAGCACTAGACAAAGACCGCATTGGTGTGATCTGGGGCTCTGGGATTGGTGGTCTGCGTACGTTCCAGGAAGAGTGTGTGAACTTCGCCAACGGTGACGGTACGCCACGCTTCAACCCGTTCTTCATCCCTAAGATGATCGCTGACATCAGTGCCGGGTCCATCTCTATTAAATACGGCTTCCGGGGACCTAACTTTGTGACGGTGTCTGCCTGTGCCTCTGCGTCTAACGCTATTATTGACTCTTTCAACTACATAAGGTTGGGGATGATTGACGTAGTAGTGACCGGTGGTTCTGAGGCGGCGGTGACAGAGGCGGGCGTTGGGGGCTTTAATGCTTTGAAAGCCCTTTCAGAGCGCAATGACTCTCCAGAAACAGCATCTCGTCCGTTTGACAAAGACCGTGACGGTTTTGTGTTAGGCGAAGGCGCTGGTGCCATCATCCTGGAAGAGTACGAGCATGCCAAGGCACGCGGTGCTAAAATCTACGCCGAGATCATTGGCGGTGGTATGTCTGCCGATGCGTACCACATTACCGCACCGCACCCAGAAGGTTTGGGCGCGCGCAACGTAATGAAGAACGCCTTGAAAGACGCCGGCATCAAACCAGAGGAAGTAGACTACATCAACGTGCACGGCACTTCAACTCCGCTGGGAGATGTGAGTGAGGCCATGGCCATTGAGTATGTATTTGGTGAGCATGCCTACAACCTCAACATTAGTTCTACCAAGTCTATGACAGGTCACCTGTTAGGCGCAGCGGGTGCTATTGAAGCCATTGCATGTATTCTGGCCATTCAAAACGGGGCAGTTCCTCCAACCATCAACCACTCAACGGATGATGAGCAATTCAACACCAAGCTTAACTTTACCTTTAACAAGGCACAAGAGCGCGAGGTGAACATTGCACTGAGCAACACCTTCGGGTTTGGGGGCCACAACACGTCTGTGATATTCCGCAAATTTGTTGACTAG
- the rnc gene encoding ribonuclease III has protein sequence MSPIRPVLRAFHKFFYKDKAFVNAITQITGMAPDNLHLYQLAFTHTSFVRLNLKGNQETNERLEFLGDAILGAVVAEYLFKKYPYKDEGFLTEIRSRMVNRESLNGLAMKVGLSTLIKVDTSSGMSRHKFINGNALEALVGAVYLDKGYKQTKTFILDKLVKPHFDLHQLTTTTSNFKSKLIEWAQGQNRSIRFEIIGQKQSGSNTEFTAAVIVDDEAIGTGSGLSKKKAEQAAAEKSMEALRATGAIVG, from the coding sequence GTGTCTCCGATTAGACCGGTTCTCCGCGCTTTTCACAAATTCTTCTACAAAGACAAAGCCTTTGTCAACGCCATCACGCAGATTACGGGCATGGCGCCAGACAACCTGCACCTGTACCAACTGGCGTTCACGCACACGTCCTTCGTGCGCCTGAACCTCAAAGGGAACCAGGAGACCAATGAGCGTCTGGAGTTTTTGGGAGACGCCATTTTAGGCGCGGTAGTGGCCGAGTACCTGTTCAAGAAATACCCTTACAAAGACGAAGGCTTCCTGACGGAAATCAGGTCCCGCATGGTAAACCGGGAGTCTCTTAATGGCCTGGCCATGAAAGTGGGCTTGTCTACGCTCATCAAGGTAGACACCAGTTCCGGCATGTCTAGGCACAAGTTCATCAACGGCAACGCGCTAGAGGCATTGGTAGGCGCCGTGTACCTGGACAAAGGCTACAAGCAGACCAAGACGTTCATTCTGGACAAGCTGGTGAAGCCGCATTTTGATTTGCACCAACTCACCACCACTACCAGTAACTTCAAGAGCAAACTCATTGAGTGGGCACAGGGTCAGAACCGCAGCATTCGGTTTGAGATCATTGGGCAGAAACAGTCTGGCAGCAACACAGAATTCACGGCCGCCGTCATTGTAGACGACGAGGCCATTGGCACCGGCAGCGGTTTGTCTAAGAAGAAAGCTGAGCAGGCCGCCGCCGAAAAAAGTATGGAAGCCCTCAGAGCCACTGGTGCCATTGTAGGGTAA
- the nadE gene encoding NAD(+) synthase → MKLAGAALNQTPLDWENNLSNIKKAIEQAKEQQVDILCLPEMTIPGYGCEDLFLSEWVAEECFQHLLQIKEWCEGVIVCVGLPIRLNGITYNTACVINDKQIVGFTAKQFLANDGVHYEPRWFSSWPANTVQEFEMLGQTYQIGDIIYEHQGVKFAFEICEDAWRNEDRPAYRHKPKGVQLIINPSASHFAMSKTDVRYHLVVDASKQFECTYLYVNLLGNEAGKMIYDGEILIAQNGNVVLRNQLLSFKDVDFECAEVFFENPLPLVDVTPLPPVDENMEFISAITVALLDYLRKSKSKGFVLSLSGGADSSLCAVAVAEMVSRAVQEIGLEEFVRKTNCLTIEELPEFQKLSGTELRNALVGKLLITAYQGTENSSDDTFTSAQELAKSIGAVFYNWTIDQEVIGYRGKIENAIGRPLTWDHDDLALQNIQARVRAPGIWMLANLSNSLLLATSNRSEASVGYATMDGDTAGSISPIAGVDKSFVRQWLIWAQLNLGYEGLQYVNNLQPTAELRPLERAQTDEKDLMPYPLLNQIERLAFYDRLSPQQVFDKLKGTYPDDQLKQYVQRFYSLWSRNQWKRERYAPAFHLDDYNVDPRSWLRFPILSGGFRQELSELG, encoded by the coding sequence ATGAAACTTGCCGGCGCCGCCCTCAACCAAACGCCCCTTGACTGGGAGAACAACCTTAGCAACATCAAGAAGGCCATTGAGCAGGCCAAAGAACAACAGGTTGACATCCTGTGCCTCCCCGAGATGACCATTCCGGGCTATGGCTGCGAGGACTTGTTTTTGAGTGAATGGGTAGCCGAAGAATGTTTTCAACACCTCCTGCAAATCAAGGAATGGTGCGAGGGCGTGATTGTCTGCGTAGGCTTGCCCATCAGGTTAAATGGCATTACATACAACACGGCCTGCGTCATCAATGACAAGCAAATTGTAGGGTTCACGGCTAAGCAGTTTTTGGCCAATGACGGGGTGCATTATGAGCCACGCTGGTTTAGTTCATGGCCAGCCAATACGGTGCAGGAGTTTGAGATGCTGGGCCAGACGTATCAAATTGGTGACATTATTTATGAGCACCAGGGTGTCAAGTTTGCGTTTGAGATCTGTGAGGATGCCTGGCGCAATGAAGACCGTCCGGCCTATAGGCACAAACCCAAAGGTGTGCAGCTCATCATCAATCCCAGCGCCAGCCACTTTGCCATGAGCAAGACAGACGTGCGGTACCATCTGGTGGTAGATGCGTCCAAGCAGTTTGAATGCACCTACCTGTACGTGAACCTGCTGGGCAATGAGGCCGGCAAGATGATCTATGACGGCGAAATCCTGATCGCTCAAAACGGCAACGTGGTCCTCAGAAACCAGTTGCTGTCCTTTAAAGACGTGGACTTTGAGTGCGCCGAGGTCTTTTTTGAAAACCCATTGCCTTTGGTGGACGTGACGCCGTTGCCGCCGGTAGATGAGAACATGGAATTCATCTCTGCGATTACCGTGGCCTTATTGGATTACCTGCGCAAGAGCAAAAGCAAAGGCTTTGTCTTGTCGTTGAGCGGCGGGGCAGATTCTTCTTTATGCGCCGTGGCCGTCGCGGAGATGGTCTCTAGAGCCGTGCAGGAGATTGGACTGGAAGAGTTTGTGCGCAAAACCAATTGCCTTACCATTGAAGAACTACCTGAATTCCAGAAATTATCCGGCACAGAGCTCAGAAACGCGCTGGTGGGTAAACTGCTTATCACCGCCTACCAAGGCACTGAGAATTCCTCTGATGACACGTTTACCTCGGCCCAGGAACTGGCAAAATCCATTGGCGCCGTTTTCTATAACTGGACCATAGACCAGGAAGTCATCGGCTACCGTGGCAAGATTGAAAACGCCATTGGCAGGCCCTTGACCTGGGACCATGACGATTTAGCCTTGCAGAACATTCAAGCCCGCGTGCGCGCCCCCGGTATCTGGATGCTGGCCAATCTATCCAATTCCCTGCTGCTGGCTACTTCCAACCGCTCAGAGGCCTCAGTAGGCTACGCCACCATGGACGGTGATACGGCAGGCAGTATTTCCCCAATTGCGGGCGTAGACAAATCCTTTGTGAGGCAGTGGCTTATCTGGGCGCAGTTGAACCTTGGCTACGAAGGCTTGCAGTACGTGAACAACCTGCAACCCACCGCCGAGTTGCGTCCGCTAGAGCGCGCCCAAACCGACGAAAAGGACCTCATGCCGTATCCGCTGCTCAACCAGATTGAACGCCTGGCATTTTATGACCGTCTTTCACCGCAGCAGGTTTTTGACAAGCTGAAGGGCACCTACCCAGACGACCAACTCAAGCAATACGTGCAGCGCTTTTATTCGCTCTGGAGCCGCAACCAATGGAAACGCGAACGCTACGCCCCCGCCTTCCACCTGGACGACTACAATGTAGACCCACGCAGCTGGCTCCGGTTTCCTATCCTAAGCGGTGGTTTTAGACAAGAGCTGAGTGAGCTTGGTTAA
- a CDS encoding HD domain-containing protein yields the protein MEPLECPSFLTRLERIAWEFAVEAHGEQRRKFTNEPYVKHLERVAHTVKKFDGTTGMVMAALLHDVLEDTPVRPKELEAFLEEICDGTNANAQEVLLWVQELTDQFIKSAYPGHNRKRRKEMEVQRLGSVSLPAQAIKLADIIDNTRDIAQNDRNFAKVYIPEILALVEVLKNAQPFRLYLLACYEVQKALFLIQKKKDPYPVEQPLPEPEDQFPASE from the coding sequence ATGGAGCCGTTGGAATGTCCTTCTTTCTTGACCAGGCTGGAGCGCATCGCGTGGGAGTTTGCAGTAGAAGCGCACGGAGAGCAACGGCGAAAATTCACCAATGAGCCCTATGTCAAGCACCTGGAGAGGGTAGCGCATACGGTAAAGAAGTTTGACGGAACTACCGGCATGGTCATGGCTGCTTTGTTGCATGACGTGCTGGAAGACACGCCCGTCAGACCAAAGGAGTTAGAAGCTTTTCTGGAAGAGATTTGTGATGGTACCAATGCCAATGCCCAGGAAGTGTTGCTTTGGGTGCAGGAACTCACAGACCAGTTTATCAAATCTGCGTACCCAGGCCACAACCGCAAGCGGCGCAAAGAAATGGAAGTCCAGCGGTTGGGTTCTGTCTCGCTTCCGGCACAGGCCATCAAGCTGGCAGACATCATTGACAATACCAGAGACATCGCCCAGAATGACCGAAACTTTGCCAAGGTATATATTCCTGAAATTCTGGCCTTGGTGGAAGTCTTGAAGAATGCCCAACCCTTTCGGCTGTATCTTTTGGCGTGTTATGAAGTACAGAAGGCGCTGTTTCTCATCCAAAAAAAGAAAGACCCATATCCCGTTGAACAACCATTACCAGAACCAGAGGACCAATTCCCGGCTAGTGAATAG
- a CDS encoding TonB-dependent receptor domain-containing protein: MRSLFLIATLQVFLISASWAQSPSAVPTPSTTTSAAGGGSAQRAGGKVSGVVTDSTTNKAVEFATISLVSTATGKPVDGTVTDDRGRFTLNRVAFGTYTVQVSFIGYNTYTRSAFTVSEKDSEVELGNIVLKPVQNKLREVTVVGEKPLVEDKVDRMVYNAEQDITNIGGTASDVLKKVPSLTVDLDGNVQLRGSSNVRVLINNKPSSIMANSVADALRQIPSDMIKTVEVITSPSAKYDAEGSAGIINIITKKNTLYGVNGSVNASAGNRNANGNGNINIRRGKFGFNANLGTHQQYNNKNENELERFLFALPATHPEHDPASFSSTLLQQGTSQRQGGGVFGQIGFDADLDSSNSITAGVNLYRGRFNSSGFQSSFTDFTDNTTTPDRYVETTSENKNQHNSLDLNLGYTHIFKPQQELAVLGQWTNGGMNTSSNLDNALDHNDFLDNLVRNTNEGFNREMTYQVDYTHPFQNKTLLEVGTKAILRHAESDAIYRDIDLDTDQTTERANSFGYDQDVYATYASYGFKALKNYNIKSGVRFEYTNLQANYIAPVMPSFKDNYSNLIPNVMVSRTFKSQTVRAGYTQRIQRPQIWYLNPYVNTTDKINYSFGNPELSPELTHSYELGYSNYFKTSSVNVSLYWRQTNNAIENVRRIVGEEGALPASPEVEWRKDGNSYTTFYNIGKNATYGLSFSGNTKPIPAWNVGGSVNLNYIDLKSNLQNNAALQYSFNVNTGYDFGKGLALQAFGSYSSPRPSIQGKFSGFYYSSVSVKKDLWDKKGSISVGVDNPFSKSIQFTSDLANDNFRQNTVNQNFNRNVRVSFSYRFGKMDMNQQPRRKKSIRNDDAKGGGESN, from the coding sequence GGCAAACCCGTGGACGGCACCGTGACAGATGACCGCGGCCGCTTCACTTTGAACCGCGTAGCGTTTGGCACTTACACCGTGCAGGTGAGTTTTATTGGCTACAACACCTATACCCGCAGCGCTTTCACCGTGTCTGAGAAAGACAGTGAGGTGGAGTTGGGCAACATCGTCTTAAAACCGGTGCAAAACAAACTGCGCGAGGTGACCGTGGTGGGTGAAAAGCCGCTGGTAGAAGACAAAGTGGACCGCATGGTCTACAACGCCGAGCAGGACATCACGAACATTGGCGGAACGGCCTCAGACGTGCTCAAGAAAGTACCTTCTTTGACGGTAGACCTGGACGGCAACGTGCAACTGCGGGGTTCTTCTAACGTGCGCGTGCTCATCAACAACAAGCCGTCCAGCATCATGGCCAACAGCGTGGCAGACGCCCTGCGCCAGATTCCCTCAGACATGATCAAGACCGTGGAAGTGATCACCAGCCCGTCTGCCAAATATGACGCCGAAGGCTCTGCCGGCATCATCAACATCATCACCAAGAAAAACACTCTCTATGGCGTGAACGGAAGCGTAAACGCCTCTGCCGGCAATAGGAACGCCAACGGCAACGGGAACATAAACATCCGGAGAGGTAAGTTTGGCTTTAACGCCAACCTGGGCACGCACCAGCAATACAACAACAAGAATGAGAATGAATTAGAACGCTTCTTATTTGCGCTACCAGCCACACACCCTGAGCATGATCCTGCATCTTTTTCCAGTACGCTCCTCCAACAGGGAACCTCACAGCGCCAGGGCGGCGGCGTGTTTGGGCAGATAGGCTTTGACGCTGATCTTGACTCCAGCAATTCCATCACGGCGGGCGTGAACCTATACAGAGGCCGGTTCAACAGCAGCGGTTTCCAGTCTAGCTTCACAGATTTCACAGACAACACCACTACTCCAGACCGTTATGTAGAAACCACCTCAGAGAACAAAAACCAACACAATTCACTGGATCTAAACCTGGGCTACACGCACATCTTCAAGCCGCAGCAAGAACTGGCAGTCTTGGGCCAATGGACGAACGGCGGCATGAACACGTCTTCTAACCTGGACAACGCCCTTGACCATAATGACTTCCTGGACAACCTGGTGCGCAACACCAATGAAGGCTTTAACCGCGAGATGACCTACCAGGTAGATTACACGCACCCGTTCCAGAACAAGACGCTGTTGGAGGTGGGCACCAAAGCCATCCTTCGGCACGCCGAAAGCGACGCGATCTACCGCGACATTGACCTAGACACAGACCAAACCACGGAGCGCGCCAACTCCTTTGGCTATGATCAGGACGTGTATGCCACCTACGCTTCTTACGGTTTCAAAGCCCTAAAGAATTACAACATCAAATCTGGGGTTCGGTTTGAGTACACCAACTTGCAGGCTAATTATATTGCCCCGGTTATGCCCTCTTTCAAGGACAACTACAGCAACTTAATCCCCAATGTGATGGTGTCGCGCACGTTCAAATCGCAGACCGTGAGAGCGGGCTATACCCAGCGCATTCAGCGTCCGCAGATCTGGTACCTGAACCCGTACGTAAACACCACAGACAAAATCAACTATTCCTTTGGTAACCCAGAACTGTCGCCAGAATTGACGCACTCATATGAACTAGGCTACAGCAATTACTTTAAGACCAGCTCTGTGAACGTGTCTTTGTACTGGCGCCAGACCAACAACGCCATTGAAAACGTACGCAGGATTGTGGGCGAAGAAGGAGCTCTGCCCGCGTCTCCAGAGGTGGAGTGGCGGAAGGACGGCAACTCCTACACTACTTTCTACAACATTGGCAAGAACGCCACCTACGGCCTCAGCTTCTCTGGCAACACCAAACCTATTCCGGCCTGGAACGTGGGCGGGAGCGTGAATCTGAACTACATTGACCTGAAGAGCAACCTCCAGAACAACGCGGCCCTGCAGTACAGCTTTAACGTGAACACGGGCTATGACTTCGGGAAGGGTTTGGCCTTGCAGGCGTTTGGGTCGTACAGTTCGCCAAGGCCTAGCATCCAGGGCAAGTTCTCAGGCTTCTACTACAGCAGCGTGAGCGTGAAGAAAGACCTCTGGGACAAGAAAGGAAGCATTAGCGTAGGCGTGGATAATCCGTTCTCCAAGTCCATCCAATTCACCTCAGACCTGGCTAACGACAATTTCAGGCAGAACACCGTCAACCAGAACTTTAACCGCAACGTGCGCGTGAGCTTCTCTTACCGCTTTGGCAAGATGGACATGAACCAGCAGCCGCGCCGCAAGAAATCCATTAGAAACGATGACGCCAAAGGTGGCGGAGAAAGCAACTAA